The region GAGAACCCAGGGGAGGATACCTGGGGGTGGATGGGAGCCCGCGGGACGGGGAGCCGAAGTTGGAGGGCTGCCGGGGGAAGAGGACCTGAGGGCGGAGGGCAGGGTCAGGAGCCTGGGAACAGAGACGCGGCCCGCGCCCCGCCCTCGCGCCCCGCCCTCGCGCCCCGCCCGGCCCCCTCCTCTGCCCCGGGAGGTGAGCACCTGCCCGGGCCCGCCGCGCATTCCCGGGCTCTGAGCTCAGGCGCTGTCCGCCCTCCCGGCCGGGATCGGGCGGTGACAGTGCGCCCTCTGGCGGTCCCGGCACCAGCCTCCAGGACAACCCCACACCCATTGCTGGCATTTCCTTAGGATGTCAGCATGGAATCTGAGAACCTTAGACTTTCGGAAATCACACAGTCCCCCAGAAGAACCGCTGACTGTCGAATGCTGGCACTGAAGGCCGCACAGAATTGATCGTTTTTATATTTTGACAGACGCAGTGATTCCTGGGTATCCCTGAGATTCTAAAAGTCCCAAGTTTTGATTCCTATAGCCTCTACTTTCTGAGGCCTCAATTCCCAGAGCCCTGAATTCCTACTGCTCCTTCAGACCAGATGGATCCTCACAATAGTCCTAAGAGGTGAACAGTTATTTATCCTCATCTTACAGGTTAGGAAAAGGAGCCACACTGGCCAGGGTCTGAATGAGATCCTGCCATATTCGAAAGAAAGGAGTCTGGCTCCTTGCGCTTTTTTCTGCTGTAGACTTCTAAGACAGTGTGATCTCTAGAAAGTGGAATAGGAAGACAATTCTGGGCTAGCCAAATTAGAGAATTCTAGAATGTTCCAAAGATAGAATCTTGGATTTAGAATTTCCAACAATTCTCAAGTTGAGGGGCTCCGTCTCTGTAGAACCTTAATTACAGTCTCAAGTTCCCTACATCTTCAGAATGGAGGCCTCTTAGAGATGGAATGGGCTTCTTAGGATAGCCTTCTCCTTCTACTGTGCGGGAACAGAGGCCCCAGAGTGGACAGGACTCATGGCCCAAGGTCACATGCTCCCACTACACCCAAATGAGCCGCCAACTCTAACAGGTTCTGTTTCCGTGGTTTCCCAGACAGAGGCTGCTATCGGCATGCCACAGCCCGCCCTGCTACCCACATCTTATGGCCAAGCTAAGAGGTCAGTGTAGCAAGGCGGTGACAGGGCTGTCAGGCGTGGCGGCTACcatggggatggagatggggcTGGCTTGACCGGTTCCTGGTGGCCTCCCACTGGGCCAGTGGCCACAACTGCCCATCAGCTGCTAGCCACCTCCCTGTTTCTCCTCCTAACAATGGGTCACTGTAAGCCAGGCCTCCCCTGGATGGGGACTCTTGAGGAGAAGAAACAGCAATCACTGCCCTCTGGGACTCCTCCAGTCTCGTGGAGAAGACACAGAATTAACATGGTAGAACCTGATATGAAACCCAGTTCTATAGACTTCTTGCAGGGTGACCTTGaacaaagatttctttttttttaatttttttttttttagttgtaggtgtacacattccttcattttatttatttatttttatgtggtgctggggattgaacccagtgcctcacatgtgggaggcaagctctctgccactgagtcacaaccccagcccattgaaCAAAGATTTCTAAGCTTAGGGTGCTTTTGACCATGGAATGAGGTTTGGCGTGCAATACATTTAGCACAGTGGCCCTGCAGTcaattttggtgctggggattgaacccagggccttgtgcatgcgaggcaagctctctaccaactgagctatatccccagcccctcaatcttgtttttatttcattaaactgAAAGTAATGGGTATGGACTCTGGGATGTGTTAGACAgtgcaattattattttaaataaatacctcTAACATCTAGCACAGCATCTTCTGGTGCCTAGCTGGCATTCAGCACAGTAACTAATAGTTGCAATTTTATTCCATGTTCATTGGCACATAGTAGATGATCAATAGATACTTGTTGAAGGAATtggtgcatttttaaatatttatttatttatttttttagttgtagatggacagcatttcacttatttatttttatgtggtgctgaggatcgaacccactgccttaCACGTTCTGGGCAAGCATTCCAGAGCTGAGCCacgccccccccctttttaacatttacttttttagttgtagtcagacacaatacctttgttttatttatttttttatatggtgctgaggatggaacccggtgcctcacacgcgctaggcgagtactctaccgctgagccacaatcccagccccttgatgCATTTTATTAGGGCAGAGATAAAGAGATGAACAAGGAACCgctaaagagagaaaagtgtcTGAAGCCTTCTAGAACCGATTTGGACTTCTAGGTAGTGAGTGAATGGACTGGGCTTTGAAGGAGTGGACATTTCCCATCTGGGAACTGGAAGGGTAAAGCACATCTGGCGGAAGGAATGAAGAGTAGAGGCGCCCCGCGTCCCCGAGGGTGAGGTCTCAGACGGCTCCCCCACCACGCAGGCGCCCCGCTCCGGCCGGCACCATGGACAGCGAGGCATTCCAGAGCGCGCGGGACCTTCTGGACCTGAACTTCCAGTGTGAGCTGGGATCGGGGGCGGGGCTTGCGGGGGCAGGGCCCTGCCAGGAGGCCCGGTCCTGACCCTCATTCCCGCCTGCCCAGCGCTGGCCATGAAGCACATGGACCTGAAACAGATGGAGCTGGATACGGCGGCGGCCAAGGTGGACGAACTGACTAAGCAGCTTGAGTCACTGTGGTCGGACTCGCCAGCTCCTCCTGGCCCACAGGGCGGAGTCCCCCCTAGGGTGAGCCGGGTTCCTCCCCTGACCCCGGAAGCCAGCTTCTCTTCTCTCCATACCCAGGTCGGAGGCTTGGATTTCAGTCAAGGCTGCCCCCAATGGTTGTGTAGGTCATAGGTATTCAAGGACACTTGAAAGAGAGGACCAGGGGAGGTGGATGACCTATAGGATCCCGGGAAGCAAAGGGGCCTTTTCCCAGGTCGCGCAAACAGTGATAGGCTAGCCTCAGCCCTTAGTCTGGGCTCCTTCCCCAGCACAGCTCATCTGAGCTCGCTGTGCCAAAATTTGCACCCTGGTGCTCTCCTCTGGGTTGACCTTTGGTGACCTCTTTTGATTCCACTGCCCCCTGACCCCTCCACTAATGTATCCTTTCACCCCCCAACGTCCTGGCCTCCCCACAGCTGTCCCGGTACAGCTCCAGCCCGGTCCCCGAGCCTTTCGGCAGCCGAGGGTCCCCCCGGAAGACAGCCACGGACAGCGCAGACACCCAGTTTGGACGCTCCGAGAGTGCTCCGGCCCTGCTCCCCTACAGCCCTCTATCCCCAAAGGGCCGACCATCATCTCCGCGCACCCCGCTCTATCTGCAGCCTGATGCTTACGGCAGCCTGGACCGCGCGCCCTCGCCGCGGCCGCGCGCTTTCGAAGGCGCCGCCAGCCCCCTGGGCCGTGCTCCCTCCCCGCGGCCGGGGTCAGGTCCGCTCCGCCAGCAAGGTCCCCCTACGCCCTTCGACTATCTGGGACGTGCGGGCTCCCCGCGTGGCAGCCCTCTGGCGGAGGGGCCCCAGGCCTTCTTCCCCGAGCGCGGGCCCTCGCCGCGCCCACCTGCAGCAGCCTACGACGCGCCCTCAGCCTTCGGGAGCCCTCTGCTGGGCGCGGGCGGCAGCGCCTTCGCCCCGCCTCTGCGCGCGCAGGGTGAGGCAGGGGCCCCAAATGGGGGGCGACGGGGACTGGGGTCCAGTCCCCCGACACATCCTCATGCGCAACCACCCGCCCTAGATGACTTGACGCTGCGCCGGCGACCCCCGAAAGCCTGGAACGAGTCTGATCTGGACGTGGCTTACGAGAAGAAATCCACGCAGACAGCCAGCTACGAACGTGAGCCAGGAAGCCCGGGCAGTGGGGGCCCCGAGGCGAGGACCCCCGACCCCGGCCCTAATGATTCCTGCCCTTCAGGTCTGGACGTCTTTGCACGACCCGCCTCGCCAGGCCTGCAGCTGTTGCCCTGGAGAGAGAGCAGCCTGGATGGGCTGGGGGCCACCGGCAAGGTGAGGGGCCAGGGACGCCAGGTGAGGGAGCTGGGGGCCTCCTGGCGGAGCCCCACGCCCTTCCCCAGGCGCTTCCTTCTTTATCTTGATTTGCACCCCTCCTGGACCCGCTCTCTCACCCCCtggcttcctgcctcctcctctcccttctcgtCCCTGTgcccctgtctcctcctctttcccttaaGAGCCTCTGCTCCAGCTCACTTTCCCCCTCTACTCCCCAGGACAACCTCACCAGCGCCACCCTGCCGCGCAACTACAAGGTCTCCCCTCTCGCCAACGACAGGCGTTCAGACGTGGGCAGCTACCGTCGCTCTCTGGGCTCTGCCGCCCCGTCAGGCACTTTGCCCCGCAGCTGGCAGCCTGTCAGCCGCATCCCCATGCCCccctccagcccccagccccgCAGTGCCCCTCGCCAGCGTCCCATCCCCCTCAGCATGATATTCAAGTTGCAGAACGCTTTCTGGGAACAGGGGGCCAGCAGAGCCATGCTCCCTGGGTCCTCCGTCTTCTCCAGAGCACCCCCACCTAAGCTGCCTCCCCAGTCCCAGCCACCCCCCCAGACCcaactgcagccccagccccaaccacaGCCCCAGTTgcccccccaaccccagccccaaccccagccccagcctcagccccagccccaggcccaacCCCAGGCTCCAGTCCCCCAGGTCCCCCAACAGACATGGCCACCGGTGAATGAAGGTAAGTCAATAACAGGCCCCTAGAGGGCTGGGTGAAGGGAGGACAATGAAGGGACAGATTAGCTGGGAGAGCCGGCTCCTTCCAGACACTGCCCTTCAGAGAGCTAGGCAGGTGAACTTGGGCATTGGCACAGGAGCCAGGGATGGTACAGTGGTTAAGGATGGACCCTGGGGCACACTGCCTGCTTCTACACTGTGTGACCTCAGGGATGTCACTTAACCTTTTCTGGACCTCAATTTCCTTGAGTGTAAAAACTGAACAATGATAAGAGCCCATCTTATGGGAGGTGGTATTAAAACCATATCGAGTCCTTGAAATAGGGCCCAATGCATAGTAATCCCTCAATAGCTATCATTTGTTATgataatcattaatattttttggtaTGAGATCTTTGCAGTTAAGCAGAGAGGGTTCCAGCATCTCTCCACCACTGGCTTACTGTGTGACTCAGGATGAGTTACCTAACTTGTCTGAGTATCTGTTTACTCATCTGTGAAGAGAGATTAATATCTACCTTATAGGAGGGTGACAGGGTTATGTCATAATAGTGATTGTTATaatgggtgcagtggtgcacgcctataatcccagcaactcaggaggctgaggcaggaggatcacaagttcaaggccagcctcagcaacttagtgagtcctccCAACTTAccaagatcctgtctaaaaatttaaaatatatatatatatatatatatatatatatatatatacatgactggggatgtagtccagtggtaaagagcatctgggttcaattcccagcaccaaaaaagaaaacaaaagtgattGTTACTGCTCCCacctgcttgcttgcttgctttggtaccagtgattgaacccaggggtgcttaaccactgagccacatctccagtcctttttgtttttttattttgagacagggtctcactaagttgcttaatggccttgctaggttgctgaggctggctttgaacttgcagtcctcctgtctcagcctcctgagaccctGAGATTAAGGTGTGcagcaccacacccagctcccacTGCCAAAGGGCAataaggcagagagaagagatctTTAAATGCTGGGATTCTACTTCTGGCAGGAGTTTTCTGCCCGAGATGGTAGGAGAGGAAAGCTTGGAGATCTTGGAAAGTCCAGTCCTCATGGTTGCTAGGAGTACAGATTCTGAAGTCAGCCAGCAGAGTGACTTTGGGTAACTTAGTTACTCTCCCTGAGGTTCAGATTTCCTTCGCATAGTATGGAGATAGTAGCCTAGTGGGGAGAGTTCAACAAGACCAGCATGTAAAGTGCCAGGCACATCCTAAGTACGTATTGTTCACAGTTCAGGGAATGTGTAGCCCAGAGAAGGCATGAAACTGCCCTGAGGTCACACAGAAAATAAGGTAGTGATTTCAGACCCTGGAAGTTGTGGAGAGTTTTGGGGGCCTTCAGAGGACTTGTCCTCTGATTGGGTTCTTGTTCCTGCTAGGCCTCCTCAAACCCCCTGCCGAGATGGAGGCTGAGCCTGAGCTAGAGGGGCTGCTGACACCGGTGCTGGAGGCCGGTGATGCAGACGAAGGCGCTGTAACTCGGCCCCTCAGCCCCACGAGGCTGCAGCCAGCGCTGCCCCCTGAGGCACAGTCAGTGCCcgagctggaggaggtggcccgGGTGCTGGCCGAGATTCCTCGACCCCTCAAACGCAGGGGCTCCATGGAGCAGAGCCCCGCCGTGGCCCTGCCCCCTACTCACAAGAAGCAGTACCAGCAGATCATCAGCCGCCTCTTCCACCGGCATGGCGGGCCAGGGCCTGGGGGGCCTGAGCCGGAGCTGACGCCCATCACCGAGGGATCTGAGGCCAGGGCCGGGCCCCCTGCTCCTGCCCCACCAGCTCCCCTAccgcccccagccccgccccagAGCAGCCCACCAGAGCAGCCACAGAGCATGGTAAGTAACACAGGAGGAAACAGGTGTGTCTGCTAGTGTCTGGGGCCAGGTGCTGTAACAAAACACTCCCAAGTGCGTGCCTTATGTGAGAGAAGCAGCCCTCTTCTGAGGGCCAGTCTAGGAGTCTGGGAACCCAGCCTCCCATGTGATGGAGACTGAGTCGCTGGTCCCTGGGGCCAGTGGTTAAGAGCATTGGCCGTAGAGCTGGGCTCATCTGTGTTTGCATCTGGCTGGGTGCCACTTACCAGCTGTGCAATCTTGGGTGAGACATggaacctctctgggcctcagtgtcctcatttgTGAATGGTGAGAATAACAGCcactgccgggtttctgttcttgcgactaaaaggctcaggggtcactccaggggaactgggctgactgggctgcacgaaataaccacacaagagacacaaagacctttttctttggggtcgctgtgacggctcctctgacgtTTTGGGTccgaagaaagagagagagagagagagagagagagagagagagagcgagcatgtgc is a window of Ictidomys tridecemlineatus isolate mIctTri1 chromosome 15, mIctTri1.hap1, whole genome shotgun sequence DNA encoding:
- the Ppp1r13l gene encoding relA-associated inhibitor isoform X4, whose amino-acid sequence is MDSEAFQSARDLLDLNFQSLAMKHMDLKQMELDTAAAKVDELTKQLESLWSDSPAPPGPQGGVPPRLSRYSSSPVPEPFGSRGSPRKTATDSADTQFGRSESAPALLPYSPLSPKGRPSSPRTPLYLQPDAYGSLDRAPSPRPRAFEGAASPLGRAPSPRPGSGPLRQQGPPTPFDYLGRAGSPRGSPLAEGPQAFFPERGPSPRPPAAAYDAPSAFGSPLLGAGGSAFAPPLRAQDDLTLRRRPPKAWNESDLDVAYEKKSTQTASYERLDVFARPASPGLQLLPWRESSLDGLGATGKDNLTSATLPRNYKVSPLANDRRSDVGSYRRSLGSAAPSGTLPRSWQPVSRIPMPPSSPQPRSAPRQRPIPLSMIFKLQNAFWEQGASRAMLPGSSVFSRAPPPKLPPQSQPPPQTQLQPQPQPQPQLPPQPQPQPQPQPQPQPQAQPQAPVPQVPQQTWPPVNEGLLKPPAEMEAEPELEGLLTPVLEAGDADEGAVTRPLSPTRLQPALPPEAQSVPELEEVARVLAEIPRPLKRRGSMEQSPAVALPPTHKKQYQQIISRLFHRHGGPGPGGPEPELTPITEGSEARAGPPAPAPPAPLPPPAPPQSSPPEQPQSMEMRSVLRKAGSPRKARRARLNPLVLLLDAALTGELEVVQQAVKEMNDPSQPNEEGITALHNAICGANYPIVDFLIAAGANVNSPDSHGWTPLHCAASCNDTAICTVLVQHGAAIFATTLSDGATAIEKCDPYREGYADCATYLADVEQSMGLMHSGAVYALWDYSAEFGDELSFREGDSVTILRRDGPEETDWWWATLHGQEGYVPRNYFGLFPRVKPQRNKV
- the Ppp1r13l gene encoding relA-associated inhibitor isoform X3, whose product is MDPHNSPKRRPAPAGTMDSEAFQSARDLLDLNFQSLAMKHMDLKQMELDTAAAKVDELTKQLESLWSDSPAPPGPQGGVPPRLSRYSSSPVPEPFGSRGSPRKTATDSADTQFGRSESAPALLPYSPLSPKGRPSSPRTPLYLQPDAYGSLDRAPSPRPRAFEGAASPLGRAPSPRPGSGPLRQQGPPTPFDYLGRAGSPRGSPLAEGPQAFFPERGPSPRPPAAAYDAPSAFGSPLLGAGGSAFAPPLRAQDDLTLRRRPPKAWNESDLDVAYEKKSTQTASYERLDVFARPASPGLQLLPWRESSLDGLGATGKDNLTSATLPRNYKVSPLANDRRSDVGSYRRSLGSAAPSGTLPRSWQPVSRIPMPPSSPQPRSAPRQRPIPLSMIFKLQNAFWEQGASRAMLPGSSVFSRAPPPKLPPQSQPPPQTQLQPQPQPQPQLPPQPQPQPQPQPQPQPQAQPQAPVPQVPQQTWPPVNEGLLKPPAEMEAEPELEGLLTPVLEAGDADEGAVTRPLSPTRLQPALPPEAQSVPELEEVARVLAEIPRPLKRRGSMEQSPAVALPPTHKKQYQQIISRLFHRHGGPGPGGPEPELTPITEGSEARAGPPAPAPPAPLPPPAPPQSSPPEQPQSMEMRSVLRKAGSPRKARRARLNPLVLLLDAALTGELEVVQQAVKEMNDPSQPNEEGITALHNAICGANYPIVDFLIAAGANVNSPDSHGWTPLHCAASCNDTAICTVLVQHGAAIFATTLSDGATAIEKCDPYREGYADCATYLADVEQSMGLMHSGAVYALWDYSAEFGDELSFREGDSVTILRRDGPEETDWWWATLHGQEGYVPRNYFGLFPRVKPQRNKV
- the Ppp1r13l gene encoding relA-associated inhibitor isoform X1, producing MGMSASCPSGTTSPRVLDAISARPPSGGPASLQPESRRLTCSLRLPRPVLGSQQLELEPEEDPLVPGSAPDPRPAPAGTMDSEAFQSARDLLDLNFQSLAMKHMDLKQMELDTAAAKVDELTKQLESLWSDSPAPPGPQGGVPPRLSRYSSSPVPEPFGSRGSPRKTATDSADTQFGRSESAPALLPYSPLSPKGRPSSPRTPLYLQPDAYGSLDRAPSPRPRAFEGAASPLGRAPSPRPGSGPLRQQGPPTPFDYLGRAGSPRGSPLAEGPQAFFPERGPSPRPPAAAYDAPSAFGSPLLGAGGSAFAPPLRAQDDLTLRRRPPKAWNESDLDVAYEKKSTQTASYERLDVFARPASPGLQLLPWRESSLDGLGATGKDNLTSATLPRNYKVSPLANDRRSDVGSYRRSLGSAAPSGTLPRSWQPVSRIPMPPSSPQPRSAPRQRPIPLSMIFKLQNAFWEQGASRAMLPGSSVFSRAPPPKLPPQSQPPPQTQLQPQPQPQPQLPPQPQPQPQPQPQPQPQAQPQAPVPQVPQQTWPPVNEGLLKPPAEMEAEPELEGLLTPVLEAGDADEGAVTRPLSPTRLQPALPPEAQSVPELEEVARVLAEIPRPLKRRGSMEQSPAVALPPTHKKQYQQIISRLFHRHGGPGPGGPEPELTPITEGSEARAGPPAPAPPAPLPPPAPPQSSPPEQPQSMEMRSVLRKAGSPRKARRARLNPLVLLLDAALTGELEVVQQAVKEMNDPSQPNEEGITALHNAICGANYPIVDFLIAAGANVNSPDSHGWTPLHCAASCNDTAICTVLVQHGAAIFATTLSDGATAIEKCDPYREGYADCATYLADVEQSMGLMHSGAVYALWDYSAEFGDELSFREGDSVTILRRDGPEETDWWWATLHGQEGYVPRNYFGLFPRVKPQRNKV
- the Ppp1r13l gene encoding relA-associated inhibitor isoform X5, with the protein product MGMSASCPSGTTSPRVLDAISARPPSGGPASLQPESRRLTCSLRLPRPVLGSQQLELEPEEDPLVPGSAPDPRPAPAGTMDSEAFQSARDLLDLNFQSLAMKHMDLKQMELDTAAAKVDELTKQLESLWSDSPAPPGPQGGVPPRLSRYSSSPVPEPFGSRGSPRKTATDSADTQFGRSESAPALLPYSPLSPKGRPSSPRTPLYLQPDAYGSLDRAPSPRPRAFEGAASPLGRAPSPRPGSGPLRQQGPPTPFDYLGRAGSPRGSPLAEGPQAFFPERGPSPRPPAAAYDAPSAFGSPLLGAGGSAFAPPLRAQDDLTLRRRPPKAWNESDLDVAYEKKSTQTASYERLDVFARPASPGLQLLPWRESSLDGLGATGKDNLTSATLPRNYKVSPLANDRRSDVGSYRRSLGSAAPSGTLPRSWQPVSRIPMPPSSPQPRSAPRQRPIPLSMIFKLQNAFWEQGASRAMLPGSSVFSRAPPPKLPPQSQPPPQTQLQPQPQPQPQLPPQPQPQPQPQPQPQPQAQPQAPVPQVPQQTWPPVNEGLLKPPAEMEAEPELEGLLTPVLEAGDADEGAVTRPLSPTRLQPALPPEAQSVPELEEVARVLAEIPRPLKRRGSMEQSPAVALPPTHKKQYQQIISRLFHRHGGPGPGGPEPELTPITEGSEARAGPPAPAPPAPLPPPAPPQSSPPEQPQSMFSADTTSLLVCGAENRTRAAHMPGERATA
- the Ppp1r13l gene encoding relA-associated inhibitor isoform X2, which gives rise to MPQPALLPTSYGQAKRRPAPAGTMDSEAFQSARDLLDLNFQSLAMKHMDLKQMELDTAAAKVDELTKQLESLWSDSPAPPGPQGGVPPRLSRYSSSPVPEPFGSRGSPRKTATDSADTQFGRSESAPALLPYSPLSPKGRPSSPRTPLYLQPDAYGSLDRAPSPRPRAFEGAASPLGRAPSPRPGSGPLRQQGPPTPFDYLGRAGSPRGSPLAEGPQAFFPERGPSPRPPAAAYDAPSAFGSPLLGAGGSAFAPPLRAQDDLTLRRRPPKAWNESDLDVAYEKKSTQTASYERLDVFARPASPGLQLLPWRESSLDGLGATGKDNLTSATLPRNYKVSPLANDRRSDVGSYRRSLGSAAPSGTLPRSWQPVSRIPMPPSSPQPRSAPRQRPIPLSMIFKLQNAFWEQGASRAMLPGSSVFSRAPPPKLPPQSQPPPQTQLQPQPQPQPQLPPQPQPQPQPQPQPQPQAQPQAPVPQVPQQTWPPVNEGLLKPPAEMEAEPELEGLLTPVLEAGDADEGAVTRPLSPTRLQPALPPEAQSVPELEEVARVLAEIPRPLKRRGSMEQSPAVALPPTHKKQYQQIISRLFHRHGGPGPGGPEPELTPITEGSEARAGPPAPAPPAPLPPPAPPQSSPPEQPQSMEMRSVLRKAGSPRKARRARLNPLVLLLDAALTGELEVVQQAVKEMNDPSQPNEEGITALHNAICGANYPIVDFLIAAGANVNSPDSHGWTPLHCAASCNDTAICTVLVQHGAAIFATTLSDGATAIEKCDPYREGYADCATYLADVEQSMGLMHSGAVYALWDYSAEFGDELSFREGDSVTILRRDGPEETDWWWATLHGQEGYVPRNYFGLFPRVKPQRNKV